A window of the Branchiibius hedensis genome harbors these coding sequences:
- a CDS encoding amidohydrolase, with translation MPTLYRHPRIWTGDPQQPWVTSLLVDGERIVSSGDVDETIDLPGELVIPGLHDAHIHTGWMARSMADVDLRPTRSLEEALARIAAHAAARPAGEWLFGGWWDMNLWTPSVWPDRWALDAVSGDHPIALSSRDGHSMWANSAALQAVGITRDTPDPEGGAIDRTPDGEPTGLLREAAGRGLEALQTTDLGGDLAVLLPRLQEHLLSLGVTAVTDIDGEDVRAAYLAMAAAGTLDIRVVKCLPVTALDVAIADGRRSGDGDDWVRTGPMKIFSDGALGSHSCDMHHGFHGDEDNQGIEVTDSDLLWELTSRTTAAGIAVTTHAIGDRANTRVLDVYERLRHMGVTLPLRIEHAQHLRPSDVPRFADLGVIASVQPTHATSDMDLADDLLGGHDVLQYPTRTLLDAGALVAFGTDAPVELPDPMATLYAAVTRQRRDGTPPDGWHPEERVTLDQAISAHTTGSWLAAGGFTAAGRLTEGQLADFVALDTDFFAADSPSAISQARAVRTVVGGVTRWSA, from the coding sequence GTGCCGACGCTCTACCGCCACCCGCGCATCTGGACCGGTGACCCGCAGCAGCCCTGGGTGACCAGCTTGTTGGTCGATGGCGAGCGCATCGTGTCTTCCGGTGACGTCGATGAAACCATTGATCTGCCAGGGGAATTGGTGATCCCCGGGCTGCACGACGCGCACATCCACACCGGCTGGATGGCCCGGTCGATGGCCGATGTGGATCTGCGCCCGACCCGTTCGTTGGAGGAAGCGCTGGCCCGGATCGCCGCTCACGCTGCGGCACGGCCCGCCGGCGAATGGTTGTTCGGCGGGTGGTGGGACATGAACCTGTGGACCCCGAGCGTGTGGCCGGACCGGTGGGCCCTCGACGCTGTCAGCGGTGACCATCCGATCGCCCTTTCCAGCCGTGACGGCCATTCCATGTGGGCCAATTCCGCTGCGCTGCAAGCGGTTGGCATCACCCGTGACACTCCCGACCCCGAAGGTGGCGCCATTGACCGTACGCCGGACGGCGAGCCCACGGGGCTCCTCCGGGAAGCCGCCGGGCGGGGCTTGGAGGCCCTGCAGACCACGGACCTCGGTGGCGACCTGGCCGTGTTGCTGCCGCGGCTGCAGGAGCATCTGCTGTCGCTGGGCGTGACCGCGGTGACCGACATCGACGGTGAAGACGTGCGCGCGGCCTACCTGGCGATGGCGGCCGCGGGCACCCTCGACATTCGCGTGGTCAAGTGTCTACCGGTCACCGCTCTGGACGTCGCGATCGCGGATGGCCGCCGCTCCGGGGACGGGGACGACTGGGTGCGCACCGGGCCGATGAAGATCTTCAGCGACGGGGCTCTCGGTTCGCACAGTTGCGACATGCACCACGGCTTCCATGGTGACGAAGACAACCAAGGCATCGAGGTCACGGACTCAGATCTGTTGTGGGAGTTGACATCTCGGACTACGGCCGCCGGCATCGCGGTCACGACCCATGCGATCGGCGATCGGGCCAACACCCGTGTGCTCGACGTCTACGAACGGCTCCGGCACATGGGCGTGACCCTCCCACTGCGGATCGAGCATGCCCAGCACCTCCGGCCGAGCGACGTACCTCGATTCGCCGACCTGGGCGTCATCGCCTCGGTCCAACCCACGCACGCCACCAGCGACATGGACCTGGCCGACGATCTGCTCGGCGGTCACGACGTGCTGCAGTACCCCACCCGCACGTTGCTCGACGCCGGCGCACTGGTCGCCTTCGGAACGGATGCGCCGGTCGAGCTACCCGACCCGATGGCCACGCTCTACGCGGCGGTCACCCGCCAGCGCCGCGACGGCACACCCCCCGACGGCTGGCACCCCGAAGAACGCGTCACCTTGGACCAGGCGATATCCGCTCATACGACCGGATCCTGGCTCGCCGCAGGCGGATTCACCGCCGCGGGTCGGCTCACCGAGGGTCAGCTGGCGGACTTCGTGGCGCTGGACACCGACTTCTTTGCCGCGGACTCACCGTCGGCGATCAGCCAGGCACGCGCCGTACGCACCGTGGTCGGCGGCGTCACGCGCTGGTCGGCCTGA
- a CDS encoding CPBP family intramembrane glutamic endopeptidase, whose amino-acid sequence MTIRERPAGVADLWRTPMSVPPTPLTKRQLTTETVLVLLLSLGASAIYSLLSIIRRLVVAAQTNTSLNQQSSSLNTSQAQQQWLDFIYQVVGIALALVPAILVIHLLGREMTSATRYLGFDLTRPKFDLSLGALLAACVGIPGLALYVIARDLGFNTTVVASGLGDTWWSWPVLIASAAQNAIVEEVIMLGYLFTRWTQAGWRLPAVLITSAVVRGSYHLYQGFGGFLGNLIMGLIFGLVYLRVRRVLPMVVAHTILDTVAFVGYALLHNNVGWL is encoded by the coding sequence GTGACGATCCGCGAGCGCCCGGCCGGGGTGGCAGACCTATGGCGTACGCCGATGAGCGTGCCCCCGACGCCCCTCACCAAGCGTCAACTCACCACCGAGACCGTCCTGGTGCTGCTGCTCAGCCTGGGTGCGTCGGCGATCTACAGCCTGCTGTCGATCATCCGCCGCCTGGTCGTCGCGGCGCAGACCAACACCAGCCTGAACCAGCAGAGTTCGTCGCTGAACACCTCGCAGGCCCAACAGCAGTGGCTCGACTTCATCTATCAGGTCGTCGGGATCGCCCTGGCCCTCGTGCCGGCGATCCTGGTGATCCATCTGCTCGGTCGGGAGATGACCAGCGCCACGCGCTACCTGGGCTTCGATCTGACCCGGCCGAAGTTCGACCTGTCGCTGGGCGCGTTGCTGGCCGCGTGCGTCGGGATCCCGGGCCTGGCGCTCTACGTGATCGCCCGCGACCTGGGCTTCAACACCACCGTGGTGGCCTCCGGGCTGGGTGACACCTGGTGGTCCTGGCCGGTGCTGATCGCCTCCGCGGCGCAGAACGCCATCGTCGAAGAAGTCATCATGCTGGGCTATCTGTTCACCCGCTGGACGCAGGCCGGATGGCGACTACCGGCCGTGCTGATCACCTCGGCGGTGGTCCGCGGCAGCTACCACCTCTACCAGGGGTTCGGCGGGTTCCTGGGGAATCTGATCATGGGCCTGATCTTCGGGCTGGTCTATCTGCGGGTACGCCGCGTGCTGCCGATGGTGGTCGCGCACACAATCCTGGATACCGTGGCTTTCGTGGGATACGCATTGCTGCACAACAACGTCGGGTGGCTGTAG
- a CDS encoding anhydro-N-acetylmuramic acid kinase has protein sequence MIIAGSISGTSIDGIDVAVAELTGIETGAITLRPIHAATYPWSDGIRDRLLAALPPGSCDAGELCELDVRCGQEIGAAISLAVRAAGVAADLIVSHGQTIFHWVRPTGVAMGCIQLGQPAYIVQATGLPVVSDLRNRDIAAGGQGAPLAGTMDGLLLRSLPAGSALLNLGGIANVTVLQGDSVLAFDTGPANCLIDLAVQARTGQAYDRDGFLAATGTVDILALTGLLNDPYFSLEPPKSTGREHFDREYVAAHLAGLSPLSDADLVATLTEFTAVTVADSLRPFGIRQLYASGGGAQNPAMLARIEHHLGAPVSTTAALGLDPDTKEGYLMALLGYLTWYGVPGVLSGMTGSATPRVLGRISPGDQPLRLPEPAEPPTRLTVT, from the coding sequence ATGATCATCGCCGGCAGTATCTCCGGGACCTCGATCGACGGGATCGACGTCGCCGTCGCCGAACTCACCGGTATCGAGACCGGCGCCATCACCTTGCGACCGATCCACGCGGCCACCTACCCCTGGTCGGACGGAATTCGGGACCGTCTGCTCGCGGCCCTGCCGCCAGGATCCTGCGATGCCGGCGAGTTGTGCGAGTTGGACGTCCGCTGCGGCCAGGAGATCGGCGCGGCGATCTCGCTCGCCGTGCGGGCCGCCGGGGTGGCGGCGGATCTGATCGTCAGTCACGGGCAGACGATCTTCCACTGGGTTCGCCCCACGGGGGTGGCGATGGGGTGCATCCAACTGGGCCAGCCGGCGTACATCGTGCAGGCCACCGGACTGCCCGTCGTGTCGGATCTGCGCAACCGCGATATCGCCGCGGGTGGGCAGGGAGCGCCGCTGGCCGGCACCATGGACGGCCTCCTGTTGCGCTCCCTGCCCGCCGGGTCGGCCCTGCTCAACCTGGGGGGCATCGCGAATGTGACCGTGTTGCAGGGTGATTCGGTGTTGGCGTTCGACACCGGCCCGGCCAACTGCCTGATCGACCTGGCCGTGCAAGCACGCACCGGGCAGGCCTACGACCGCGACGGCTTCCTGGCCGCGACCGGGACCGTGGACATCCTGGCGCTGACCGGGCTGCTGAACGACCCGTACTTCTCCCTCGAGCCGCCCAAGTCGACCGGGCGGGAGCATTTCGACCGTGAGTACGTCGCGGCGCACCTGGCCGGATTGAGTCCCCTGAGCGACGCGGACCTGGTGGCGACGCTGACCGAGTTCACCGCGGTGACCGTCGCAGATTCGCTGCGGCCGTTCGGGATTCGCCAGTTGTACGCCTCCGGGGGCGGAGCCCAGAATCCGGCGATGCTGGCCCGGATCGAACATCACCTCGGTGCGCCGGTCAGCACCACCGCCGCTCTGGGACTCGACCCGGACACCAAAGAGGGCTATCTGATGGCGCTGCTTGGCTACCTCACCTGGTACGGCGTGCCCGGCGTGTTGAGCGGCATGACCGGATCGGCCACGCCCCGGGTGCTGGGCCGGATCAGCCCGGGAGACCAGCCCTTGCGGCTGCCCGAGCCTGCCGAGCCGCCGACCCGGTTGACGGTTACTTAG
- a CDS encoding BadF/BadG/BcrA/BcrD ATPase family protein: MTEANRFQTSPALLVDLGKTKTAAAVSRSAVSRRDLPSAAGAPGLSTPGGLAAATAAIVAVRPADPIAAVTVGAAGALAAPERSAELAAALPSATGATHSAVTSDAITAHLGALGGAPGVVLIAGTGAAAVAVTRNGAVHVCDGAGPEQGDRGSGGWLGRAALDLMSDGQAQVGVRAVVLDVLGPDWPALAARTDAAAAAERGRLVPGLARAWAAGDAQAEQLFQQAADQLAGTVREAIGYDDADQVALIGGLSGLGRRFLDLLAAKVPDVKWIRPAGDALDGAALLLTRQDLPHESVVCRSAA; the protein is encoded by the coding sequence GTGACTGAGGCGAACCGGTTCCAGACTAGCCCCGCGCTCCTGGTGGATCTGGGCAAGACGAAGACGGCCGCCGCGGTGTCGCGCAGCGCTGTCTCCCGTCGCGACCTGCCGAGTGCCGCCGGTGCGCCCGGGCTGAGCACCCCCGGCGGTCTGGCCGCCGCGACCGCCGCGATCGTGGCGGTTCGCCCGGCGGATCCGATCGCAGCAGTCACTGTCGGTGCTGCCGGCGCCCTCGCTGCCCCGGAACGCAGCGCCGAGTTGGCCGCCGCCCTGCCGTCAGCGACCGGTGCCACACACAGCGCCGTGACCAGTGACGCCATCACCGCTCATCTCGGCGCGCTCGGCGGCGCACCCGGCGTGGTCCTGATTGCCGGCACCGGTGCAGCGGCCGTCGCGGTCACCCGCAACGGAGCGGTCCACGTCTGTGACGGCGCCGGGCCGGAGCAGGGGGATCGCGGCAGTGGCGGATGGCTCGGCCGCGCCGCGCTGGACCTGATGTCCGACGGTCAGGCGCAGGTCGGCGTACGTGCGGTGGTGCTCGACGTGCTCGGACCCGACTGGCCGGCGCTCGCAGCACGCACGGATGCGGCGGCGGCCGCTGAGCGCGGTCGCCTGGTCCCTGGCCTGGCGCGCGCCTGGGCGGCCGGGGACGCGCAGGCGGAGCAGTTGTTCCAGCAGGCGGCGGACCAGTTGGCGGGCACGGTGCGCGAGGCGATCGGGTACGACGATGCGGACCAGGTCGCGCTGATCGGCGGTCTGAGCGGGCTCGGCCGCCGATTCCTTGACCTCCTGGCCGCGAAGGTGCCCGACGTGAAGTGGATCAGGCCCGCGGGCGACGCGCTCGACGGGGCTGCACTGCTGCTCACCCGCCAGGACCTGCCGCACGAATCCGTCGTCTGCAGGAGCGCCGCATGA
- a CDS encoding MurR/RpiR family transcriptional regulator, which produces MATQSDTQSDPSFDVLVRLRSALPSLQPAEHRVAEVVLNDPAGAAGLSITELAHQAGTSVATVARFSRSTGFGGYPQLRLALAAGAARERALSAPSRKPPEDLNADSPLADVVNTIVHHEVRALQETAEHLDLTALQAAIDAVAAAGRTDVIGMGASGGVARDLAAKLHRSGRIAFCWEDFHGAATAAALAGAGDVFIGVSHSGETVDTIEPLRLAGERGATTIGITNFPSSSVATMADIVLTTVARETVFRSGATASRTAQLAVIDLLFVGVARTQLAETTDALSRTFDAVDSRRSLNRRGQRRRTAPQ; this is translated from the coding sequence ATGGCGACTCAGAGTGACACCCAGTCGGATCCGTCCTTCGATGTCCTGGTGCGGTTGCGCTCTGCGCTGCCGTCCCTGCAGCCGGCCGAGCACCGGGTCGCCGAGGTCGTGCTGAACGACCCGGCCGGTGCCGCAGGTCTGTCGATCACCGAGCTGGCACACCAGGCCGGAACCTCCGTGGCCACGGTCGCCCGGTTCAGCCGATCCACCGGATTCGGCGGCTACCCCCAGTTACGGCTCGCTCTCGCGGCCGGTGCTGCCCGGGAGCGGGCGCTGAGTGCCCCCAGTCGCAAACCACCAGAGGACCTGAACGCCGACTCGCCCCTGGCGGACGTGGTCAACACCATCGTCCATCACGAAGTGCGGGCCCTGCAGGAGACCGCTGAGCACCTGGATCTGACGGCGCTGCAGGCCGCGATCGATGCCGTCGCGGCAGCGGGGCGCACCGACGTGATCGGGATGGGCGCCAGCGGCGGGGTTGCTCGCGATCTCGCGGCCAAGTTGCACCGCTCGGGGCGAATCGCGTTCTGCTGGGAGGACTTCCACGGCGCCGCGACCGCTGCCGCGCTGGCCGGAGCAGGCGACGTATTCATCGGGGTGTCGCACTCCGGGGAGACCGTTGACACGATCGAACCGTTGCGGCTGGCCGGCGAACGCGGTGCGACCACCATCGGCATCACCAATTTCCCGAGTAGCTCAGTCGCGACCATGGCGGACATCGTGCTCACGACCGTCGCCCGCGAGACCGTCTTCCGCTCCGGGGCAACCGCTAGTCGCACAGCGCAATTGGCGGTCATTGACCTGCTGTTCGTGGGGGTGGCCCGCACTCAACTGGCTGAGACCACGGACGCCCTGAGCCGCACGTTCGATGCCGTCGACTCCCGCAGGTCGCTCAACCGGCGCGGGCAGCGCCGCCGGACGGCGCCACAGTGA
- the murQ gene encoding N-acetylmuramic acid 6-phosphate etherase, giving the protein MTTRQMVDLMNAEDSTVAAAVHAVLDDVARAADTVAAALGSGGRLVYAGAGTSGRLGLLDAVECPPTFDTDPEQVIALLAGGPGAFKQAVEGAEDDESAGARDVDQEELGGHDVLVGLAASGRTPYVIGALRRARERGSATVSVACNRGAAISHFADVAIEVETGPEVLTGSTRLKAGTAQKMVCNMLSTVAMVRIGKTYRNLMVDMRASNAKLADRAERIVAQVSGVDPATAHAAIDAAGGAPRSPS; this is encoded by the coding sequence ATGACCACTCGGCAGATGGTCGATCTGATGAACGCCGAGGATTCCACGGTCGCGGCAGCGGTGCATGCGGTCCTCGACGACGTGGCCCGCGCGGCAGACACGGTTGCCGCTGCGCTGGGTTCCGGCGGCCGACTGGTCTACGCCGGTGCGGGCACCAGTGGCCGGCTCGGGTTGCTCGATGCGGTCGAGTGCCCGCCCACCTTCGACACCGACCCGGAGCAGGTGATCGCACTGCTCGCCGGCGGCCCCGGAGCTTTCAAACAGGCCGTCGAGGGCGCCGAGGACGACGAGTCCGCGGGTGCCCGGGACGTGGACCAGGAGGAGCTTGGCGGGCACGACGTGTTGGTGGGGTTGGCGGCCAGCGGGCGCACGCCGTACGTCATCGGGGCTTTGCGCCGGGCCCGCGAGCGGGGCAGCGCCACGGTGTCGGTGGCGTGCAACCGGGGTGCGGCGATCAGTCACTTCGCCGACGTCGCGATCGAGGTCGAGACTGGACCGGAGGTGCTCACCGGATCCACCCGGTTGAAGGCCGGCACCGCGCAGAAGATGGTCTGCAACATGCTCTCGACGGTCGCCATGGTCAGGATCGGCAAGACCTACCGCAATCTGATGGTCGACATGCGCGCCAGCAACGCCAAGCTGGCCGATCGGGCGGAGCGGATCGTGGCCCAGGTCAGTGGCGTGGACCCGGCCACCGCGCACGCGGCGATTGATGCGGCCGGGGGAGCGCCAAGGTCGCCATCGTGA
- a CDS encoding YrdB family protein, with the protein MTDVPATRRAAREARTEASQPAPPRPVSGWDVGYFLVEMGVYSGVSVAALRLVNGAWSDLSLWGLLAAAGVIAVMAVVWGLWAAAHAAHRLPGRWGLVLEYGWMIVGVAGWLVAGLPAVGIPLAGAVAALLVRRLYQPV; encoded by the coding sequence ATGACCGACGTACCGGCAACCCGTCGCGCTGCGCGGGAGGCCCGTACCGAAGCGTCACAACCGGCGCCGCCGCGGCCGGTCTCGGGCTGGGACGTGGGGTATTTCCTGGTCGAGATGGGTGTCTACAGCGGGGTCAGTGTCGCAGCGTTGCGCCTGGTCAACGGGGCCTGGAGCGATCTGAGCCTCTGGGGTCTGCTCGCCGCCGCGGGCGTGATCGCGGTGATGGCCGTGGTGTGGGGCCTGTGGGCGGCGGCGCACGCGGCGCATCGACTGCCGGGCCGGTGGGGTCTGGTGCTGGAATACGGCTGGATGATCGTCGGGGTCGCCGGCTGGTTGGTCGCCGGCCTGCCCGCGGTCGGAATCCCGTTGGCCGGCGCCGTGGCGGCCCTGCTCGTGCGGCGGTTGTACCAGCCCGTGTGA